The following proteins come from a genomic window of Lycium ferocissimum isolate CSIRO_LF1 chromosome 4, AGI_CSIRO_Lferr_CH_V1, whole genome shotgun sequence:
- the LOC132051571 gene encoding ras-related protein RABA2b-like isoform X1 produces the protein MGLGNQAGEYDSLREVKMAYKVDHEYDYLFKIVLIGDSGVGKSNILSRFTRNEFCLESKSTIGVEFATRTLQVEGKTVKAQIWDTAGQERYRAITSAYYRGAVGALLVYDITKRQTFENVHRWLRELRDHADSNIVIMLAGNKTDLNHLRSVPDQDARLLAEKEGLSFLETSALEALNVEKAFQTILLDIYQIISRKALAAQEAGAIPGQGTAIKVGENSGNSNTRPCCSN, from the exons ATGGGTCTGGGAAACCAAGCAG GTGAATACGATTCGTTGAGGGAAGTCAAAATGGCATACAAGGTGGATCATGAGTATGATTATTTATTCAAGATTGTTCTGATTGGAGATTCAGGTGTCGGAAAATCTAACATTCTTTCCAGATTTACGCGAAATGAATTCTGTTTGGAGTCTAAATCCACCATTGGCGTCGAATTTGCAACACGGACGCTTCAG GTAGAAGGGAAGACAGTAAAGGCACAAATATGGGACACAgcagggcaagaaaggtatagAGCCATAACAAGTGCTTATTACAGAGGAGCCGTGGGAGCGCTCTTGGTTTACGACATAACCAAGAGACAAACTTTTGAAAATGTGCATAGATGGCTCCGCGAGCTAAGGGATCATGCTGACTCCAACATTGTCATCATGCTGGCTGGAAACAAGACCGATTTGAACCATCTTCGATCAGTTCCAGATCAAGATGCAAGACTCTTGGCTGAGAAAGAAGGGTTGTCATTTCTTGAAACCTCTGCATTGGAAGCTTTGAATGTTGAGAAGGCGTTTCAAACGATTTTGTTGGATATTTATCAGATAATCAGCAGGAAAGCTTTAGCAGCTCAAGAAGCTGGTGCTATTCCTGGTCAAGGAACGGCTATTAAGGTTGGAGAGAATTCTGGCAACTCGAATACGAGACCATGTTGTTCTAACTAA
- the LOC132051571 gene encoding ras-related protein RABA2b-like isoform X2 gives MAYKVDHEYDYLFKIVLIGDSGVGKSNILSRFTRNEFCLESKSTIGVEFATRTLQVEGKTVKAQIWDTAGQERYRAITSAYYRGAVGALLVYDITKRQTFENVHRWLRELRDHADSNIVIMLAGNKTDLNHLRSVPDQDARLLAEKEGLSFLETSALEALNVEKAFQTILLDIYQIISRKALAAQEAGAIPGQGTAIKVGENSGNSNTRPCCSN, from the exons ATGGCATACAAGGTGGATCATGAGTATGATTATTTATTCAAGATTGTTCTGATTGGAGATTCAGGTGTCGGAAAATCTAACATTCTTTCCAGATTTACGCGAAATGAATTCTGTTTGGAGTCTAAATCCACCATTGGCGTCGAATTTGCAACACGGACGCTTCAG GTAGAAGGGAAGACAGTAAAGGCACAAATATGGGACACAgcagggcaagaaaggtatagAGCCATAACAAGTGCTTATTACAGAGGAGCCGTGGGAGCGCTCTTGGTTTACGACATAACCAAGAGACAAACTTTTGAAAATGTGCATAGATGGCTCCGCGAGCTAAGGGATCATGCTGACTCCAACATTGTCATCATGCTGGCTGGAAACAAGACCGATTTGAACCATCTTCGATCAGTTCCAGATCAAGATGCAAGACTCTTGGCTGAGAAAGAAGGGTTGTCATTTCTTGAAACCTCTGCATTGGAAGCTTTGAATGTTGAGAAGGCGTTTCAAACGATTTTGTTGGATATTTATCAGATAATCAGCAGGAAAGCTTTAGCAGCTCAAGAAGCTGGTGCTATTCCTGGTCAAGGAACGGCTATTAAGGTTGGAGAGAATTCTGGCAACTCGAATACGAGACCATGTTGTTCTAACTAA